In Edaphobacter paludis, a single window of DNA contains:
- a CDS encoding catalase, with amino-acid sequence MADEKKSKILTTDVGRPVGDNQNSLTVGPRGPIVFDDYLLFEKMAHFNRERIPERVVHAKGSGAYGTFTCTNPDMKKYTTAKLFDTVGKKTPTLLRFSTVGGEKGSADTERDPRGFALKFYTEEGNWDLVGNNTPVFFIRDPLKFGDFIHTQKRDPETNLKSPRMMWDFWSLSPESLHQVTILFSDRGTPKGFRHMNGYGSHTFSLINANNELFYVKYHFKTKQGIDNFTAEEANHMKSVDMDYSQSDLFHSIEKGDFPKWTVQIQIMPEAEAATYHINPFDLTKVWPHGDYPVIEIGELELNRNPKNYFAEIEQSAFEPRNVVPGMGFSPDRMLQARLISYPDAHRYRLGVNYESLPVNQPQCPFATYHRDGSMVYGDNGGNSPNYEPNSFGGPKEDPKYKERPTTYANATVARYDHRELDGDYYTQPGNLFRLLKPDAQQRLCSNIAAGLGQVEQRIQDLQINHFYKCDPKYGEGVTKAIGRKIEEIVKKEELVNA; translated from the coding sequence ATGGCAGACGAGAAGAAGAGCAAGATATTGACGACCGACGTTGGCCGGCCTGTAGGCGACAACCAGAACTCACTCACCGTGGGCCCGCGTGGGCCTATTGTGTTTGACGATTACCTGTTGTTTGAGAAGATGGCGCACTTCAACCGTGAGCGGATTCCGGAGCGCGTCGTTCATGCGAAGGGTTCGGGTGCGTATGGGACATTTACCTGTACCAATCCGGACATGAAGAAGTACACCACGGCGAAGTTATTCGATACTGTCGGCAAGAAGACGCCGACGCTGCTGCGTTTTTCGACTGTTGGCGGCGAAAAGGGCTCGGCGGATACGGAGCGCGATCCTCGCGGCTTTGCGTTGAAGTTTTATACGGAAGAGGGAAATTGGGATTTGGTCGGCAATAACACGCCGGTGTTTTTTATCCGCGATCCTTTGAAGTTTGGCGACTTTATTCATACGCAGAAGCGTGATCCTGAGACGAACTTGAAGTCGCCGCGCATGATGTGGGACTTCTGGTCGCTCTCGCCGGAGAGTCTGCACCAGGTGACGATCCTGTTCAGCGATCGTGGAACGCCGAAGGGTTTTCGCCATATGAATGGCTATGGCAGCCACACGTTCTCGCTGATCAACGCGAACAATGAGTTGTTCTATGTGAAATACCACTTCAAGACGAAGCAGGGAATCGATAACTTCACTGCCGAAGAAGCCAACCACATGAAATCGGTGGATATGGATTACTCGCAGAGCGACCTTTTTCATTCGATCGAAAAGGGTGACTTCCCGAAGTGGACGGTGCAGATTCAGATCATGCCCGAGGCTGAGGCGGCGACGTATCACATCAACCCATTCGATCTCACCAAGGTATGGCCGCATGGCGACTATCCAGTGATTGAGATCGGCGAGTTGGAATTGAATCGCAATCCGAAGAACTACTTTGCGGAGATTGAGCAGTCTGCGTTCGAGCCGCGCAATGTTGTGCCGGGCATGGGATTTTCTCCCGACAGGATGTTGCAGGCGAGGCTTATCAGCTATCCCGATGCGCACCGTTACCGGCTGGGAGTGAACTATGAGTCGTTGCCGGTGAACCAGCCACAATGCCCGTTTGCGACTTATCATCGCGATGGCTCGATGGTTTATGGAGACAACGGTGGTAACTCGCCTAACTACGAGCCAAATAGTTTCGGTGGCCCGAAGGAAGATCCAAAGTACAAAGAGCGGCCTACCACCTATGCGAATGCAACGGTAGCGCGGTATGACCATCGCGAACTTGATGGCGATTATTACACGCAGCCGGGGAACTTATTCCGACTGCTGAAGCCCGATGCTCAACAGCGGTTGTGCAGTAACATTGCGGCCGGGTTGGGGCAGGTGGAGCAACGGATTCAAGACTTACAGATCAATCATTTTTATAAGTGCGATCCTAAGTATGGTGAAGGTGTGACCAAGGCAATAGGACGTAAGATTGAAGAGATCGTAAAGAAGGAAGAGTTGGTAAACGCATAA
- a CDS encoding transcriptional repressor, with product MQTAAAKTFRELCAEHGIAVTHQRQVLYEVMQGMSGHPSPEEVYARVKKKIPAISLATVYKNINLFVESGVFRKMSMHHGSVRVEMNSEAHHHMVCSKCKAITDIGEQELGLVSKRTRLPGGFLVERYAVDVIGLCPKCQ from the coding sequence GTGCAGACTGCCGCCGCCAAGACGTTTCGTGAGCTTTGTGCTGAACATGGCATTGCCGTGACGCACCAGAGGCAGGTGCTGTACGAAGTGATGCAGGGAATGAGTGGGCATCCCAGCCCGGAAGAGGTTTATGCGCGGGTGAAGAAGAAGATTCCTGCTATCTCGTTAGCTACGGTTTACAAGAATATTAATCTCTTCGTGGAAAGCGGCGTCTTTCGCAAGATGAGCATGCATCATGGATCGGTGCGCGTGGAGATGAACAGCGAGGCACACCATCACATGGTGTGCTCGAAGTGTAAAGCGATCACCGATATAGGGGAACAAGAGTTGGGGTTGGTGTCGAAACGCACGCGTCTGCCGGGCGGTTTTCTGGTGGAGCGGTATGCGGTTGATGTAATTGGTCTGTGTCCGAAGTGTCAATAA
- a CDS encoding beta-propeller fold lactonase family protein, whose amino-acid sequence MSENHFEKLSQAAKMIARGLRMMGWAERTRWLISAVAVVGLTVLTGCGGFFVPVVPVPPGSTGNFVYVANTTGVPPSGANSATGTVSGFAVGTGKLTGVSGSPLTVGYTPLAMTVTRDNKFLYVATLGNINVYTINADGSLTGASGGTSVAIANVVSMDVSPDGQWLLALDGTSLQAQIDVFQINTSTGALAVASNGTLAIPNAVIVPKMLKISPNGAYVFAALGSGGDAIFTFDTSTGTAIGVLNLTVSKTTSDNGLAVDSASANLYIARSGTGGGVHVFGIGSGGTLNEIAASPFDSGGQAYSVVLDNTGKYAYAANRTNGTIYGYSIGAGAVLTALEGSPYTSGKLVTSLGMDSTGNYLLAAAFGGGPDLSMYSFDTTTPGKLILATSTTTGTDPTGAIAVALTH is encoded by the coding sequence GTGAGCGAGAATCATTTTGAGAAGCTCTCGCAGGCTGCGAAGATGATTGCAAGAGGTTTAAGAATGATGGGATGGGCCGAAAGAACGCGGTGGCTGATCTCTGCTGTTGCGGTGGTTGGGCTGACGGTTCTGACTGGGTGCGGTGGCTTTTTTGTTCCGGTCGTTCCGGTCCCTCCGGGATCGACGGGGAATTTTGTATACGTTGCCAACACGACGGGAGTTCCTCCGTCCGGAGCAAATTCAGCGACAGGCACGGTAAGCGGCTTTGCAGTGGGTACGGGGAAGTTGACGGGGGTGTCGGGTTCGCCGTTGACGGTGGGATATACGCCGCTTGCGATGACGGTGACGCGGGACAATAAGTTTTTGTATGTGGCGACGCTGGGCAACATCAATGTGTACACGATCAACGCCGACGGCTCGTTGACGGGCGCGAGCGGCGGCACGAGCGTCGCGATCGCGAATGTAGTTTCGATGGACGTGTCTCCCGATGGGCAGTGGCTGCTTGCTTTGGACGGCACGAGCCTGCAGGCACAGATCGATGTATTTCAGATCAATACGTCGACGGGAGCGTTGGCGGTGGCATCGAATGGAACCCTGGCGATTCCCAATGCGGTGATTGTTCCAAAGATGCTGAAGATATCTCCGAATGGGGCATATGTGTTTGCTGCGTTGGGGTCGGGCGGAGATGCGATCTTCACCTTCGATACATCGACGGGCACGGCGATTGGCGTTCTGAATCTCACCGTGTCGAAGACGACCAGCGATAACGGCCTCGCCGTCGACAGCGCTTCGGCGAACCTCTACATCGCTCGCAGTGGGACCGGCGGTGGCGTGCACGTCTTTGGCATCGGTTCGGGGGGGACGCTGAACGAGATTGCCGCCTCGCCTTTCGACTCCGGAGGGCAGGCGTATTCGGTGGTGTTGGACAATACGGGCAAGTATGCCTACGCAGCGAACCGGACGAACGGGACGATCTATGGCTATTCGATTGGTGCGGGCGCGGTGCTTACGGCGCTGGAAGGATCTCCATATACGAGTGGCAAGTTGGTGACGTCATTAGGGATGGATAGTACGGGGAATTATCTGCTGGCGGCGGCGTTTGGGGGTGGCCCTGACCTTTCGATGTACAGCTTCGATACGACTACTCCGGGAAAGCTGATTCTTGCGACCAGTACGACGACGGGCACGGACCCGACTGGGGCGATTGCGGTTGCGTTGACGCACTAG
- a CDS encoding carboxymuconolactone decarboxylase family protein: MALEDLISELPAYAKDLKLNYSSLVKQNTELTPQQLWGTVVVAAIATRSAELTTEVIAEAETVLSPTALEAAKAAAAIMGMNNIYYRFHHLTKNEKYATLPSRLRMNVLRGHSIEPVDFELWCLVVSAVNACDKCVDSHEKVLREKGATEELINAAIRVASVIHAIGVVLDSEKASPTATA; this comes from the coding sequence ATGGCATTGGAAGATTTGATCAGCGAGTTGCCCGCGTATGCGAAAGACTTGAAGCTGAACTACTCGTCGCTGGTGAAGCAGAATACCGAATTGACTCCGCAGCAGTTGTGGGGGACGGTCGTGGTGGCTGCGATTGCTACGCGAAGCGCAGAGCTGACGACGGAGGTGATCGCAGAGGCTGAGACGGTACTGAGCCCAACGGCGCTGGAGGCTGCGAAGGCCGCAGCGGCGATCATGGGGATGAACAATATCTACTACCGGTTTCATCATCTGACGAAGAATGAGAAGTATGCGACACTACCGTCGCGGCTGCGTATGAATGTGCTTCGCGGGCATTCCATTGAGCCGGTGGACTTTGAGCTGTGGTGCCTGGTGGTGAGCGCGGTGAATGCATGTGACAAGTGCGTTGATTCGCATGAAAAGGTGCTGCGGGAGAAGGGCGCGACGGAAGAATTGATCAATGCTGCGATCCGAGTGGCGTCGGTGATTCATGCTATTGGGGTTGTGTTGGACTCGGAGAAGGCTTCGCCCACCGCTACTGCTTAG
- a CDS encoding DegT/DnrJ/EryC1/StrS family aminotransferase, protein MAENSQPVPMLDFARQFAAIRPEVLTAIESVCDSQQFIHGPQVTSFEHAAATACAAPHAIGCASGTDALWLAMAAAGIGPGDAVITTPFSFFASVSSILRCGAQPLLADIDPLTFNLSADAVARVLNTPAGANVKAVLPVHLYGQCADWDAFNALKQRYNLLLIEDAAQAFGAAWNGTPAGALGDLAAFSFYPTKNLSAFGDAGLLTTLSDAYDERARMLRAHGMRRRYFHDEVGWNSRLDTIQAAVLEVKLRYLPEWNQQRRDRAARYDQLLRDAGLTATSPNEGIVLPVTDPRATHVFHQYVIRAPRRDALRQHLSDRQIGSEIYYPLPLHLQTSLADLGYKRGDFPVSETAADEVLALPIYPELRDDEQQTVAEAIATFYT, encoded by the coding sequence CGCCATCGAAAGCGTCTGCGACTCCCAGCAATTTATCCACGGCCCCCAGGTCACCAGCTTCGAGCACGCGGCCGCGACCGCCTGCGCAGCACCCCACGCCATCGGCTGTGCCAGCGGCACCGACGCCCTTTGGCTGGCCATGGCCGCCGCCGGAATCGGGCCTGGCGACGCCGTTATTACCACCCCCTTCAGCTTCTTCGCCTCGGTCAGCTCTATCCTGCGCTGCGGTGCGCAACCTCTTCTGGCAGATATAGATCCTTTGACCTTCAACCTCTCCGCCGATGCGGTTGCAAGGGTCCTGAACACTCCGGCCGGAGCCAATGTCAAAGCTGTCCTGCCCGTTCATCTCTACGGCCAGTGTGCCGATTGGGACGCCTTCAATGCCCTGAAGCAGCGTTACAACCTTCTCCTCATCGAAGATGCCGCACAAGCCTTCGGTGCGGCCTGGAACGGCACCCCAGCCGGAGCGCTCGGCGACCTCGCCGCCTTCAGCTTCTACCCCACCAAGAACCTCAGCGCCTTTGGCGATGCCGGCCTGCTGACCACGCTCTCTGACGCATACGACGAGCGCGCTCGCATGTTGCGAGCTCACGGAATGCGCCGCCGCTACTTCCACGACGAGGTTGGCTGGAACTCCCGCCTCGACACCATCCAGGCCGCCGTACTCGAAGTCAAATTGCGCTATTTGCCCGAGTGGAACCAGCAGCGACGGGACCGCGCCGCACGCTACGATCAACTGCTCCGCGATGCTGGACTGACCGCTACCTCCCCCAACGAAGGCATCGTGCTACCCGTCACCGATCCTCGCGCCACGCACGTCTTCCACCAGTACGTCATCCGCGCACCGCGACGCGACGCCCTGCGCCAGCACCTTAGCGACCGCCAAATTGGCAGCGAGATCTACTACCCTCTGCCGCTGCACTTGCAGACCAGCCTCGCCGACCTCGGCTACAAGCGCGGCGACTTCCCCGTCAGCGAAACCGCAGCCGACGAAGTTCTCGCCCTGCCGATTTATCCCGAACTACGCGACGACGAACAGCAGACGGTGGCAGAAGCCATCGCCACTTTCTACACTTGA
- a CDS encoding SH3 domain-containing protein: MLISISGCSRLRPKPPREYVYVTAKKTYLRDRVAAVSNRTADVENGDKLQVLDHGRRFLKVQTGKGEQGWINEKLVATQALFDQFAALTKDHEKDPVVASGVVRDDVYMHLTPGRETEHFYRLAEGEKLKLLRRATLPKPLPPGLRPVAPVVVKGKAVVAEAPAPPAMDDWWLVRDARGDAGWVYSRLIDVDAPDALVRYSEGQRIVGAYVLAKVYDPEASQDDKNIAEYVTVTSPYQAGLPYDFNQVRVFIWNVKKHRYETAYRDKNIEGYLPVKVTMASDPYGKAPASMTVAPTYSYRVLADDASPVVPDPVTGAIVPGKTVLKTYRLEGNLVRRVLSPNATAPEEAHPEPVVKKAKKAPRSRRRR, translated from the coding sequence GTGCTGATCAGTATCAGCGGCTGCTCGCGGCTGCGGCCAAAGCCGCCTCGTGAGTATGTGTACGTGACGGCGAAGAAGACCTATCTGCGCGACCGCGTGGCGGCGGTGTCGAACCGGACTGCCGATGTCGAGAATGGCGACAAGCTGCAGGTGCTCGACCATGGACGGCGCTTCCTCAAGGTGCAGACCGGCAAGGGCGAGCAGGGATGGATTAACGAGAAGCTGGTGGCGACGCAGGCCCTCTTCGACCAGTTTGCTGCGTTGACGAAGGATCATGAAAAAGATCCGGTGGTGGCGTCGGGCGTGGTGCGCGACGACGTTTATATGCACCTCACTCCGGGACGCGAGACGGAACACTTCTACCGGCTGGCCGAGGGCGAGAAGCTGAAGCTGCTGCGACGCGCTACGCTGCCGAAACCGCTGCCGCCGGGCCTTCGGCCGGTTGCGCCTGTGGTGGTGAAGGGCAAGGCTGTCGTGGCCGAGGCTCCAGCGCCTCCCGCGATGGACGACTGGTGGCTGGTGCGTGATGCCAGGGGCGACGCGGGCTGGGTTTATAGCAGGCTGATCGATGTGGATGCTCCGGATGCGCTGGTGCGCTATTCGGAAGGCCAGCGGATTGTCGGCGCGTATGTTCTGGCCAAGGTGTACGACCCTGAGGCTTCGCAGGACGATAAGAACATCGCTGAGTATGTGACGGTTACGAGTCCATATCAAGCCGGACTCCCTTATGACTTCAACCAGGTGCGCGTCTTTATCTGGAACGTGAAGAAGCACCGGTACGAGACTGCCTACCGCGACAAGAACATCGAGGGCTATCTGCCGGTGAAGGTGACCATGGCGAGTGACCCTTACGGTAAGGCTCCGGCATCGATGACTGTGGCTCCAACTTACAGCTATCGTGTGCTGGCCGACGATGCTTCGCCGGTGGTGCCCGATCCAGTGACAGGGGCAATTGTGCCGGGTAAGACCGTGCTGAAGACCTATCGGCTGGAAGGAAATCTGGTGCGGAGGGTTCTGTCTCCCAATGCGACGGCTCCGGAGGAGGCGCATCCTGAGCCGGTCGTGAAGAAGGCAAAGAAGGCCCCGAGGAGCAGGCGTAGGAGATAA
- a CDS encoding peroxiredoxin, protein MLQIGEKFPSYSVTATVSTDKDEAKAFTTITDESYPGKWKLYFFWPKDFTFVCPTEIAAFGKLNGEFADRDCQILGGSTDNEYVHAAWRTHHADLKDLPFPMLSDIRRDLCGQLGILDEQAGVAQRATFIVDPENVIRFIYVTDLSVGRNPQEVLRVLDALQTDELCPCNWQKGESTLA, encoded by the coding sequence ATGTTACAAATTGGCGAAAAGTTTCCTAGTTACAGTGTTACGGCTACTGTTTCAACCGATAAGGATGAAGCAAAGGCGTTTACTACAATTACCGACGAATCTTATCCGGGTAAGTGGAAGCTGTATTTTTTCTGGCCGAAGGATTTTACGTTTGTATGCCCGACCGAGATTGCGGCCTTCGGAAAGTTGAATGGCGAGTTTGCGGATCGCGATTGCCAGATACTTGGCGGCAGCACCGACAATGAATATGTCCACGCTGCGTGGCGTACTCATCATGCCGATCTGAAGGACCTGCCCTTTCCGATGCTGTCGGATATCCGTCGCGATCTTTGCGGCCAACTGGGCATCTTGGATGAGCAGGCAGGAGTGGCGCAGCGGGCAACTTTCATCGTGGACCCGGAGAACGTGATTCGGTTTATCTATGTCACGGACCTATCGGTAGGCCGTAATCCGCAGGAGGTTTTGCGCGTGCTGGATGCGCTGCAGACCGATGAGCTGTGCCCCTGCAACTGGCAAAAGGGTGAATCTACGCTAGCGTAG
- a CDS encoding MgtC/SapB family protein, with translation MILPPHEIALRLVTATVLAGLVGLDREHRRSAAGLRTHALVGMSSCLLMIVSAFGFADILGTPGVGLDPSRIAAQIVTGIGFLGAGTIIAHGESVRGLTTAASIWTVAALGIAVGGGMYRAAILATALALMVLLVMRPIERRLDMRWRKQTINALYDPKIVSPEVILVALRRVNLSVTGLSVEAQPDSGKEQIEITLSQSGAATLQNALQVVAQLEGVQSAKAE, from the coding sequence ATGATTCTTCCCCCGCATGAGATTGCGCTGCGGCTGGTTACGGCCACGGTGCTGGCAGGCCTTGTCGGCCTCGATCGAGAACATCGCCGAAGCGCGGCTGGGCTGCGAACTCATGCTTTGGTGGGGATGTCGTCCTGCCTGCTGATGATCGTGTCAGCCTTTGGCTTCGCGGATATTCTGGGCACTCCCGGCGTGGGATTGGATCCGTCGCGTATTGCGGCGCAGATTGTGACCGGCATCGGTTTTCTGGGGGCGGGCACGATCATCGCTCACGGCGAATCGGTCCGTGGATTGACGACCGCGGCGAGTATATGGACGGTTGCCGCGCTTGGGATCGCAGTCGGCGGCGGCATGTATCGCGCTGCGATTCTTGCCACCGCGCTCGCTCTGATGGTGCTTCTGGTGATGCGACCGATAGAGCGGCGGTTGGACATGCGCTGGCGTAAGCAGACGATCAACGCGCTCTACGATCCCAAGATCGTTTCGCCGGAGGTAATTTTAGTAGCGCTTCGGCGCGTCAACCTTAGCGTTACAGGCCTCAGCGTAGAAGCGCAACCCGACAGTGGTAAAGAGCAGATTGAGATCACGCTCAGCCAGAGTGGGGCCGCGACTTTGCAGAATGCGCTGCAGGTCGTGGCTCAATTAGAGGGTGTGCAGAGCGCAAAGGCCGAATAG
- a CDS encoding M28 family peptidase — protein sequence MPLPKIAALLCILIALPAFYGQGIQSLDSRAPRTAPLLPELQREIRADMAFLADDELHGRGSATRDEHIAALFAASQFQSLGLEPGGDNGTFLQKTLLPNPLPADIKQRLSKFEDTPRRETWNAIAILRGTTSPNEVILLTAHLDHLGISPAVNGDTIYNGADDDASGTTAVLALAHIFATGRHPSRTIVFALFGSEEIGGFGNRAFLAHPPVPLTSIITDLEFEMIGRPDPAVPAGTLWLTGFNRTNLGPELTRHGAHLVNDPHFGQHFFRRSDNYALALQGIIAQTISSFGLHKDYHQPSDKLRTIDFTHMTNAISSMVAPINWLSNTTWKPQWYLGRKPWHQAIIK from the coding sequence GTGCCTCTCCCAAAAATTGCAGCGCTTCTCTGCATACTCATTGCCCTTCCCGCCTTCTATGGTCAGGGAATCCAATCGTTGGACTCACGCGCCCCGCGAACGGCGCCTCTTCTTCCCGAACTTCAGCGCGAGATCCGCGCCGACATGGCATTCCTGGCCGACGACGAGCTCCACGGACGCGGCTCCGCCACACGCGATGAGCACATCGCGGCCCTCTTCGCAGCCTCGCAGTTCCAGTCTCTCGGCCTCGAACCCGGCGGCGACAACGGTACCTTCCTGCAGAAGACACTGCTTCCCAATCCTCTTCCCGCGGACATCAAGCAACGCCTTTCCAAGTTCGAAGACACGCCCCGCAGAGAGACCTGGAATGCCATCGCCATCCTTCGCGGAACCACGTCACCCAACGAAGTCATCCTCCTGACCGCGCACCTCGACCACCTCGGCATTAGCCCCGCCGTCAACGGCGACACTATCTACAACGGTGCCGACGACGACGCCTCTGGAACAACCGCCGTTCTAGCCCTCGCCCACATTTTCGCCACCGGACGCCACCCTAGTCGAACCATCGTCTTCGCTCTCTTTGGCTCGGAAGAGATCGGCGGCTTCGGCAATCGCGCCTTCCTCGCCCACCCGCCCGTTCCGCTCACCAGCATCATCACCGATCTCGAATTCGAGATGATCGGCCGCCCCGATCCCGCTGTTCCCGCCGGAACGCTGTGGCTCACCGGCTTCAACCGCACCAATCTCGGCCCCGAACTGACACGGCACGGCGCTCACCTGGTCAACGATCCCCACTTCGGACAGCATTTCTTTCGCCGTTCCGACAACTACGCTCTCGCCCTCCAGGGCATCATCGCGCAGACCATCTCCAGCTTCGGCCTCCACAAGGACTATCACCAGCCCAGCGACAAACTGCGCACCATCGACTTCACCCACATGACTAACGCCATCTCCTCCATGGTCGCCCCGATCAACTGGCTGTCAAACACCACATGGAAACCGCAGTGGTATCTCGGACGCAAGCCCTGGCATCAGGCAATCATCAAATGA